In a single window of the Campylobacter hyointestinalis subsp. lawsonii genome:
- the yajC gene encoding preprotein translocase subunit YajC, translating into MQEGNILTSLLPLVVLFAIFYFLVIRPQQKQQKAHKAMLEALEKGDKIVTNGGLVCEVVKPEDDFIKVKLNDEVIVRIDRNFVAKKLDKIEKSDAKNNL; encoded by the coding sequence ATGCAAGAAGGAAATATTTTAACTTCATTACTACCTCTAGTTGTGTTATTCGCAATTTTTTATTTTTTAGTTATCAGACCTCAACAAAAACAGCAAAAAGCTCACAAAGCTATGCTTGAAGCACTTGAAAAAGGCGATAAGATAGTTACTAACGGCGGTCTTGTTTGTGAGGTTGTAAAACCAGAAGATGATTTTATCAAAGTTAAGCTTAATGATGAAGTAATCGTTAGAATAGATAGAAACTTTGTTGCAAAGAAACTAGACAAAATCGAGAAGAGCGATGCGAAGAATAACTTATAG
- the secD gene encoding protein translocase subunit SecD, with protein sequence MRRITYRLVIFILALIFGLGFSMPSFLQTQGGHKISLGLDLQGGLHMLLGVQTDEAIASKVKSVASSIKYFTNKNDILVDELKVDKEKVTLKILDIDEAKKIDEMLKDIKGLSIQKDNLVYTISLTEQEKIDTAKYAIDQAVETIRNRLDQFGLAEPTVAKQGENQILVELPGIKTMEDEQRAKDLIAKAAHLQLMALDEKRQDQANSISEAEAEAYGDILYPDVKNPKFKYLIKDIPVLDGSMLVDARVAFDNKTNSPIINFTLNAEGARIFGDFTGSNVGKRLAIVLDGKVYSAPVINERIGGGSGQISGGFSVEEAHDVAIALRSGALLAPVKLLEKRSIGPSLGQQSIDQSMVALSGGAILVILFMMIVYGLAGVLANIALVVNILILIGVMALFGATLTLPGMAGILLTIGMAVDANVIINERIRELLKSGKSVYVSIEKGYENAMSAIIDSNLTTLITSIALYAYGTGPVKGFAVTMSIGIIASMLTAILGTHGMFEALGKKIEKSKSTVLWFGYKIRKAD encoded by the coding sequence ATGCGAAGAATAACTTATAGGCTTGTTATTTTTATTCTAGCTTTGATATTTGGACTTGGCTTTTCTATGCCAAGCTTCCTTCAAACACAGGGCGGACATAAAATCAGCTTAGGTCTTGACTTGCAAGGCGGATTACATATGCTCCTTGGCGTACAGACCGATGAAGCTATAGCTTCTAAGGTAAAATCAGTAGCTTCAAGTATAAAATATTTTACAAATAAAAATGATATTTTGGTTGATGAGCTAAAAGTCGATAAAGAAAAAGTAACTTTAAAGATATTAGATATCGATGAAGCTAAAAAAATAGATGAGATGTTAAAAGATATAAAAGGTCTTTCTATACAAAAAGATAATCTAGTTTATACTATATCTTTAACCGAACAAGAGAAAATCGATACCGCAAAGTATGCGATAGATCAAGCAGTAGAAACCATTAGAAATAGACTTGATCAGTTTGGTCTAGCCGAACCGACTGTCGCAAAACAAGGGGAAAATCAAATCCTAGTCGAGCTTCCTGGTATCAAAACTATGGAAGATGAGCAAAGAGCAAAAGATCTTATAGCAAAAGCGGCTCATTTGCAGCTTATGGCGCTTGATGAAAAACGTCAAGATCAAGCAAATAGCATAAGCGAAGCTGAGGCTGAAGCTTATGGCGATATTCTTTATCCAGATGTAAAAAATCCTAAATTTAAATACCTTATAAAAGATATACCGGTACTTGATGGCAGTATGCTAGTTGATGCTAGGGTGGCGTTTGATAATAAAACAAATTCTCCTATCATAAATTTCACTTTAAATGCTGAAGGTGCTAGGATCTTTGGGGACTTTACAGGTTCAAATGTAGGCAAACGTCTTGCCATAGTACTTGATGGTAAAGTTTATTCAGCGCCTGTTATAAATGAAAGAATAGGCGGTGGAAGCGGTCAGATAAGTGGTGGATTTAGTGTAGAAGAAGCTCACGACGTAGCGATAGCTCTTAGAAGTGGTGCGCTTTTGGCTCCTGTAAAATTATTAGAAAAAAGAAGTATAGGTCCTAGTCTTGGTCAGCAAAGCATAGATCAAAGTATGGTAGCTCTTAGCGGTGGTGCTATATTAGTCATTTTATTTATGATGATAGTGTATGGTTTAGCAGGCGTTCTTGCAAATATAGCTTTGGTTGTAAATATACTTATTTTGATAGGAGTTATGGCTTTATTTGGAGCTACTTTAACACTTCCTGGTATGGCAGGAATACTTCTTACTATAGGTATGGCAGTCGATGCAAATGTTATCATAAATGAACGTATTAGGGAGCTTTTAAAATCTGGAAAGAGTGTTTATGTGAGTATAGAAAAGGGCTATGAAAATGCTATGAGCGCTATAATTGATTCAAATTTAACAACTCTTATCACTTCTATCGCGCTTTATGCTTATGGAACAGGGCCGGTAAAAGGCTTTGCTGTTACTATGAGTATAGGTATCATAGCTTCTATGCTTACTGCTATTTTAGGAACTCATGGAATGTTTGAAGCTCTTGGTAAAAAGATAGAAAAAAGCAAAAGCACGGTTCTTTGGTTTGGTTATAAGATAAGAAAGGCAGACTAA
- the secF gene encoding protein translocase subunit SecF: MQIFDKGKIYDFMGKRWIFFALSFIMFFGSIFLLTTRGLNYGIDFAGGTLIQIKYDNIAPLDEIRAKLATNETLKNANVTEFGSAKEITIRYAGSSDSLGNDPATTVSRILADTGKFEVRRVDIVGPKVGSELRQKGIMAVAVSLVLILVYIGFRFEWRFALAAIFSEIHDVVITLGAISLFMIDVNLDTLAAILTVLGYSLNDTIIIFDRIREGIKEDHSIKLTEIINESVSLTLPRTIMTSVTTLLTVLVLFFFGGDMIHGFSIIMIVGIIIGTISSVFIAAPMLVWFKFNVERYRVHLAEKNRIKKEKEKIRAMYEKGTV; this comes from the coding sequence ATGCAGATATTTGATAAGGGAAAAATTTATGATTTTATGGGCAAAAGATGGATATTTTTTGCTCTATCTTTTATAATGTTTTTTGGTTCTATCTTTTTGCTTACAACAAGAGGCTTAAACTATGGTATCGACTTTGCTGGTGGTACATTGATACAGATAAAATATGATAACATCGCACCTCTTGATGAGATAAGAGCTAAGCTTGCTACTAATGAAACTTTAAAAAATGCAAATGTAACGGAGTTTGGATCTGCTAAGGAGATAACCATAAGATACGCTGGAAGTAGCGATAGTCTAGGAAATGATCCTGCGACTACGGTTTCACGTATTCTTGCTGATACTGGTAAATTTGAAGTAAGAAGAGTAGATATCGTAGGGCCAAAAGTAGGTAGCGAACTTAGGCAAAAAGGCATTATGGCAGTAGCTGTATCGCTTGTATTGATTCTTGTATATATAGGTTTTAGATTTGAGTGGAGATTTGCTCTAGCTGCTATTTTTAGCGAAATTCACGATGTAGTTATCACACTTGGTGCAATTAGCTTGTTTATGATAGATGTAAATTTAGATACTCTTGCGGCGATTTTAACTGTTCTTGGATATTCATTAAATGATACTATTATCATATTTGATAGGATTAGAGAAGGTATTAAAGAAGACCATTCTATAAAATTAACAGAGATTATAAATGAGTCTGTATCTCTAACTCTGCCAAGGACTATTATGACTTCTGTAACTACACTTTTAACTGTTTTAGTGCTATTTTTCTTCGGTGGAGATATGATACACGGATTTTCTATTATTATGATAGTTGGTATCATCATAGGAACTATAAGTTCTGTGTTTATAGCAGCTCCAATGCTTGTTTGGTTTAAATTTAATGTTGAGCGTTATAGAGTTCATCTTGCAGAAAAAAATCGCATAAAAAAAGAAAAAGAAAAAATACGTGCTATGTATGAAAAAGGCACAGTTTGA
- a CDS encoding DUF6394 family protein: protein MNWGKVIYTFFALMSLTTTAGFLYDKNEIALFIAASINLISTLLKIGVRNMLSAELFASSLVADLHLIPAFIFLVVSGNMTVVYSLAIGGIIANVFSMCLLLTEANKTRDEF, encoded by the coding sequence ATGAACTGGGGTAAGGTAATATATACATTTTTTGCTCTTATGAGCTTAACTACTACGGCTGGATTTTTATATGATAAAAATGAGATTGCTCTTTTTATAGCAGCTAGCATAAACCTTATTTCTACGCTTCTTAAAATAGGTGTTAGAAATATGCTTTCAGCCGAGCTTTTTGCTAGTTCTTTGGTGGCTGATTTGCACTTGATACCTGCTTTTATATTTTTGGTGGTTTCTGGAAATATGACCGTTGTCTATTCTTTAGCTATAGGTGGAATCATAGCAAATGTATTTTCTATGTGCTTACTGCTTACTGAAGCAAATAAAACAAGAGATGAATTCTAA
- the leuS gene encoding leucine--tRNA ligase: MEYNAKNIEYKWQEIWKKNGYAEPKDDYTMPKKYILSMFPYPSGRLHMGHVRNYSIGDALSRYYRNQGFNVLQPIGFDSFGMPAENAAIKHKIHPKIWTYDNIDYMTKELDALGFSFSKKRLLATSDPLYTKWEQEFFIKMYEKGLVYRKSAVVNWCESDQTVLANEQVEDGKCWRCGNEVVQREMQGYYLKITDYAKELLDCLETLKGRWPNQVLTMQENWIGESFGLEFEFKFDDESRTLLDGIDGFKVFTTRPDTIYGVTYAALAPEHAVVKKLLDKDLLSDEASIKLRSILNQSPKQRQASDKDGVCLNLNVIHPLTGEKIPVWCANFVLNEYGGGAVMSVPAHDERDFDFASKFGLPIKQVIKADSLPYPEKNSTYINSDLINGMHYDEALEFIISKFEEQNLGKRVTNYKLRDWGISRQRYWGAPIPMVHCDKCGIVTEKLENLPILLPEDVSITGEGNPLDKHPNFKNCKCPKCGGEAKRETDTMDTFFESSWYFARYASDEKTWEKVAFDKKSVDYWMNVDQYIGGIEHAILHLLYARFFQKVLRDLGYLRDSEPFASLLTQGMVLKDGAKMSKSKGNTVDPDEIIARYGADTARLFILFAAPPQKELEWNDSAVEGAFKFINRLCDRSVNAYKTEQIPLINHLNLNKDEKYARLKVYEALKKSSEVFESSFTFNTLIAACMEALNALNAQNNKDVWTEGYYIILNLLEPIIPHICWELSSELFGLKNFTKIELKNEVFVQDSINLAITVNGKRRAEIEVEKSLSKDEILQMAKKEVEKWILGKELIKEIYVPNKLINLVIKD, from the coding sequence ATGGAATATAATGCTAAAAATATAGAATACAAATGGCAAGAAATTTGGAAAAAAAATGGTTATGCAGAACCAAAAGACGACTATACAATGCCAAAAAAATATATACTTTCTATGTTTCCATATCCTAGCGGTAGGCTTCATATGGGTCATGTTAGAAACTATAGTATAGGTGATGCGCTTTCAAGGTACTATAGAAATCAAGGCTTCAATGTTCTTCAACCGATCGGTTTTGATAGTTTTGGTATGCCAGCAGAAAATGCAGCAATAAAGCATAAAATTCATCCTAAAATTTGGACTTATGACAACATAGATTATATGACAAAAGAGCTTGACGCTTTGGGATTTAGCTTTTCTAAAAAACGCCTTTTGGCTACAAGTGATCCGCTTTATACAAAATGGGAACAAGAGTTTTTCATAAAAATGTATGAAAAAGGGTTGGTATATAGAAAATCAGCCGTTGTCAATTGGTGCGAGAGCGACCAAACTGTTTTGGCAAATGAACAAGTTGAAGATGGAAAATGCTGGAGATGTGGTAATGAAGTGGTGCAACGCGAAATGCAAGGATACTATCTAAAGATCACTGACTATGCAAAAGAGCTTTTAGACTGCTTAGAAACGCTAAAAGGCAGATGGCCAAATCAAGTTTTAACTATGCAAGAAAATTGGATAGGCGAGAGTTTTGGACTTGAGTTTGAGTTTAAATTTGATGATGAGAGTAGAACATTACTAGATGGAATAGATGGTTTTAAGGTTTTCACAACTCGCCCAGATACTATTTATGGAGTAACTTACGCAGCACTTGCACCAGAGCACGCAGTCGTAAAAAAACTACTTGATAAAGATCTTTTAAGCGATGAAGCGTCTATAAAACTAAGATCTATTTTAAACCAAAGTCCAAAACAAAGACAAGCTAGTGATAAAGACGGCGTTTGTTTAAATTTAAATGTTATTCATCCTTTAACAGGTGAAAAAATTCCAGTATGGTGCGCGAATTTTGTCTTAAACGAATACGGCGGTGGTGCAGTGATGTCAGTACCTGCACACGATGAGAGAGATTTTGATTTTGCTAGTAAATTTGGTTTGCCTATCAAACAGGTTATAAAAGCAGACTCATTGCCTTATCCTGAAAAAAATAGTACGTATATAAACTCAGATCTTATAAATGGTATGCATTATGATGAAGCTTTAGAGTTTATCATTTCTAAATTTGAAGAGCAAAACTTAGGTAAAAGAGTTACGAATTATAAGCTTAGAGATTGGGGGATTTCTCGTCAAAGATACTGGGGTGCGCCGATCCCTATGGTGCATTGTGATAAATGCGGTATCGTAACTGAAAAGCTTGAAAATTTACCTATTTTACTGCCTGAGGATGTGAGTATTACTGGTGAGGGAAATCCGCTAGACAAGCATCCAAATTTCAAAAATTGTAAATGCCCTAAGTGCGGCGGTGAAGCTAAAAGAGAAACCGATACTATGGATACATTTTTTGAAAGTTCGTGGTATTTTGCAAGATATGCAAGTGATGAGAAAACTTGGGAAAAAGTAGCTTTTGATAAAAAAAGCGTTGATTATTGGATGAATGTAGATCAATATATCGGTGGGATAGAGCACGCCATACTTCATCTTTTATACGCTAGATTTTTTCAAAAAGTTTTAAGAGACCTTGGATATTTGCGTGATAGCGAGCCTTTTGCTAGTTTATTAACTCAAGGTATGGTCTTAAAAGACGGGGCTAAAATGAGTAAAAGCAAGGGCAACACAGTTGATCCAGATGAAATTATCGCTAGATATGGTGCTGATACTGCAAGACTATTTATACTTTTTGCAGCCCCACCGCAAAAAGAACTTGAGTGGAATGATAGTGCTGTTGAGGGTGCTTTTAAATTTATAAATAGACTTTGTGATAGAAGCGTAAATGCTTATAAAACAGAGCAAATTCCACTTATAAACCACTTAAATTTAAATAAAGATGAAAAATATGCAAGACTAAAAGTCTATGAAGCACTTAAAAAATCAAGCGAAGTTTTTGAGAGTAGCTTTACTTTTAACACTTTAATCGCAGCTTGTATGGAGGCTCTAAATGCCTTAAACGCTCAAAACAATAAAGACGTATGGACAGAGGGCTACTATATCATCTTAAATTTACTAGAACCTATCATTCCACATATTTGCTGGGAGCTTAGTAGTGAGCTTTTTGGGCTTAAGAACTTTACAAAGATAGAGCTAAAAAATGAGGTTTTTGTTCAAGATAGTATAAATTTAGCCATAACAGTAAATGGAAAACGACGCGCTGAAATCGAAGTAGAAAAAAGCCTAAGTAAAGATGAAATTCTACAAATGGCTAAAAAAGAAGTTGAAAAATGGATCTTAGGCAAAGAGCTAATAAAAGAAATTTATGTGCCAAATAAGCTGATAAATTTGGTTATAAAGGACTAA
- the lptE gene encoding LPS assembly lipoprotein LptE — MKTLLNLIAVFLLVGCGYKPVSKISQDILGDRIWVDVVMSKTDPQNTVAIKDSIRAGMIERLGKDLADKEDADTAILASIRSLSFSPILYDQFGYVTAYKANLTVLYNVKFSNSQTKDILTSGEYDFKITKRVKNIRYTDSVISDKDRYEAIKNASSEAFGEFISKLAIEGLKNGKYN; from the coding sequence GTGAAGACGCTTTTAAATTTAATAGCAGTGTTTTTGCTAGTAGGTTGCGGATATAAGCCAGTTTCTAAGATCTCGCAAGATATCTTAGGAGATAGAATTTGGGTAGATGTTGTGATGAGCAAAACAGATCCACAAAATACGGTTGCTATTAAAGACAGCATTAGAGCAGGTATGATAGAAAGATTAGGCAAAGATCTAGCAGACAAAGAAGATGCAGATACTGCTATATTAGCAAGTATAAGATCTTTGAGTTTTAGTCCTATACTTTATGATCAATTTGGCTATGTTACTGCTTATAAAGCAAATTTAACTGTTTTATATAATGTTAAATTCTCAAACTCACAAACAAAAGATATATTAACTTCAGGTGAATATGACTTTAAGATAACAAAACGTGTTAAAAACATAAGATACACAGATAGCGTTATAAGCGATAAAGATAGATATGAGGCTATAAAAAATGCGTCTTCTGAAGCGTTTGGTGAGTTTATATCAAAATTAGCTATAGAGGGTTTAAAAAATGGCAAGTATAATTAA
- a CDS encoding GGDEF domain-containing protein codes for MASIINEVIKDAIKEANTRHLVLTPDNYMNVFCDIANKKGVVVEDCQKLSKFISKLDPSYQAQLNKLSINTIDELFAFIISRLNRQSSVDTTKVFILLTKRILQSISLLHNKEARNLANISLETIDKKVSVENLEIIKDKWFDFVSNYDDSYLKLLEMYGVKQSDDLQKIINTLLNSKISEQENPELESLADLMIAALVPSIASSMNDELAAICEEIKAKPELLQSKAMQGDIKKIILKRVELDKGEFAQKIAILDNILNGINDKIIYFISIFNKNQADVRNIKNDIENMNENSDYTLVKNKLLNIADTLDLEISDLVSKLSSNEKTIKELNERIQDLENQLSQANQAIKSDFLTGVGTKRAFESELIRIEEAYKRYGIEYCICFFDIDHFKKVNDNYGHEAGDKVLSVVGKILKKYSRDFDFIARYGGEEFVAILPKTSKEGAVSFANKILRSISSYKFMYKDQEINLTISCGISSRQDNTSDTETLTKSDEMLYLAKNSGRNCIKA; via the coding sequence ATGGCAAGTATAATTAATGAAGTTATAAAAGATGCTATAAAAGAGGCAAATACAAGGCATCTTGTATTAACGCCTGATAATTATATGAATGTATTTTGCGATATAGCAAATAAAAAAGGTGTGGTAGTAGAAGACTGCCAAAAGCTATCTAAGTTTATATCAAAACTTGACCCATCTTATCAAGCTCAGCTTAATAAGCTAAGTATAAATACCATAGATGAGCTTTTTGCTTTTATAATTTCAAGATTAAATAGGCAAAGTTCAGTAGATACAACAAAAGTATTTATTCTTCTTACAAAAAGGATTTTACAAAGCATTAGCTTATTGCATAACAAAGAAGCTAGAAATTTAGCAAACATTAGCCTAGAGACCATAGACAAAAAAGTAAGCGTAGAAAATTTGGAGATCATAAAAGATAAATGGTTTGATTTTGTAAGTAACTACGACGATAGCTATTTAAAACTTTTAGAGATGTATGGTGTGAAGCAAAGCGATGATCTACAAAAGATAATAAATACTCTATTAAATTCAAAAATAAGCGAACAAGAAAATCCTGAACTAGAGTCTTTAGCCGATCTGATGATAGCAGCCCTTGTTCCTTCCATAGCTTCAAGTATGAATGATGAACTAGCTGCTATCTGCGAAGAGATAAAAGCCAAACCAGAGCTTTTGCAAAGTAAAGCGATGCAAGGCGATATAAAAAAGATAATACTAAAGCGAGTAGAGTTAGACAAAGGCGAGTTTGCCCAAAAAATCGCTATATTAGATAATATTTTAAATGGTATAAATGATAAAATTATATACTTTATATCTATTTTTAACAAAAATCAAGCAGATGTTAGAAATATCAAAAACGATATAGAAAATATGAATGAAAACTCAGATTATACTTTGGTAAAAAATAAGCTATTAAATATCGCAGATACGCTTGATTTAGAGATTAGTGATCTTGTATCAAAGCTATCAAGCAATGAAAAAACTATAAAAGAGCTAAATGAACGAATACAAGATTTAGAAAATCAACTAAGTCAAGCAAATCAAGCTATAAAAAGCGATTTTTTAACCGGAGTAGGAACAAAAAGAGCCTTTGAAAGTGAGCTGATCCGTATAGAAGAGGCTTATAAAAGATATGGCATAGAATATTGCATCTGCTTTTTTGATATAGATCATTTTAAAAAAGTAAATGATAACTATGGACACGAAGCAGGGGATAAAGTCTTATCTGTCGTCGGTAAAATATTAAAAAAATACTCAAGAGATTTTGATTTTATAGCAAGATATGGTGGCGAAGAGTTTGTTGCTATCTTGCCAAAAACAAGCAAAGAAGGCGCAGTCTCTTTTGCAAATAAGATTTTAAGAAGTATATCAAGCTATAAATTTATGTATAAAGACCAAGAAATAAATTTAACGATTAGTTGTGGTATCTCTTCAAGACAAGATAATACGAGCGATACTGAGACTCTAACCAAATCAGATGAGATGCTATATCTAGCAAAAAATAGCGGTAGAAATTGTATAAAAGCCTGA
- a CDS encoding bifunctional folylpolyglutamate synthase/dihydrofolate synthase translates to MYDFLNSKPLYYDTIDYLRFPKAFNAIKSNFSLPKVIHIVGTNAKGSTGRFLAQILLKSGKKVGHYTSPHIFKFNERFWINGKNVSDDELELAHEKLLLYFKAVNGGDRFIDELSYFEWATLLFAVLFSGLDEIVCEAGMGGEFDATNVFSKKLSVFTPVGLDHTAMLGDSLEAIATTKLNSMDKFAIVCEDFVCLNLAKKIANLKNTKLILSPKAIENSVNLYSSKFNLPGFLASNLNLAYHSTKFLGVQGLDDIVLNLDALSLRGRCEKIAPNITIDVGHNAHAARALKAEFGAKKVSLVYNAFDDKDIKAVFDELKDIITEVLIYEYESLDRKLAGAKIQSIAKSLGISVSKFSCIDKDKDYLVFGSFVLVEHFIKEVIEK, encoded by the coding sequence ATGTATGATTTTTTAAATTCAAAACCGCTTTATTATGATACGATTGACTATTTAAGATTTCCAAAAGCATTTAACGCCATAAAAAGCAATTTTTCCTTGCCAAAAGTCATTCATATAGTAGGGACTAACGCTAAAGGTAGCACCGGAAGATTTTTAGCTCAAATTTTACTAAAAAGCGGAAAAAAAGTAGGGCATTATACGAGTCCGCATATTTTTAAATTTAATGAAAGATTTTGGATAAATGGAAAAAATGTAAGCGATGATGAGCTTGAGTTGGCTCATGAAAAATTGCTTTTATATTTTAAAGCGGTAAATGGCGGCGATAGGTTTATTGACGAATTGAGCTATTTTGAATGGGCGACGTTGCTTTTTGCGGTTTTGTTTAGCGGACTTGATGAGATTGTATGCGAAGCAGGGATGGGAGGCGAGTTTGATGCGACAAATGTTTTTAGCAAAAAACTTAGCGTTTTTACGCCAGTTGGACTTGATCATACAGCTATGCTTGGAGATAGCTTAGAAGCTATAGCTACTACAAAACTAAATTCTATGGATAAATTTGCAATTGTCTGCGAAGACTTTGTATGTTTAAATTTAGCTAAGAAAATTGCAAATTTAAAAAATACTAAACTTATCTTATCGCCAAAAGCGATAGAAAATAGTGTAAATTTATACTCTTCTAAATTCAATTTACCCGGTTTTTTAGCTTCAAATTTAAATCTTGCTTATCACAGTACAAAGTTTTTAGGAGTGCAAGGTTTAGATGATATAGTTTTAAATTTAGACGCTCTAAGTTTAAGAGGGAGATGTGAAAAAATAGCCCCAAACATCACTATAGACGTAGGGCATAATGCTCACGCTGCAAGGGCTTTAAAAGCTGAGTTTGGTGCTAAAAAAGTGAGTTTAGTCTATAATGCTTTTGACGATAAAGATATAAAAGCTGTTTTTGATGAGCTAAAAGATATTATTACTGAAGTTTTGATTTACGAGTATGAGAGTTTAGATAGAAAATTAGCCGGTGCAAAAATACAAAGCATTGCTAAAAGCTTAGGCATAAGCGTATCTAAATTTTCTTGCATCGATAAAGATAAGGATTATCTTGTTTTTGGCTCTTTTGTATTAGTGGAACATTTTATAAAGGAAGTGATTGAAAAATAA
- a CDS encoding peptidoglycan DD-metalloendopeptidase family protein: MKNKFIITITDINGSKNYLLHQLIKKIAIYIVLIAVVSFFIGLAYISYLENRTNSLKQKRDELTKIKNELFLENEKMQKKIAASNEEFAAIEDKIALLEDQLGLNTDNNITMETRLENLILTSSQQQLMFSMIPNGEVIKSNGVSAGFGWRSHPILNKKEFHPGIDLRADIGTPIYAPADGVIEFAGYNNSGFGYLVIIEHNFGFKTRFAHMSRKDVVKEGDFVKKGDLIGYSGNTGLSTGPHLHYEIRFIQRPLDPINFIKWNSKNYEEIFNKEQRVSWQSLVNTLTTLMPKQQ, encoded by the coding sequence TTGAAAAATAAATTTATCATAACCATAACAGACATAAATGGCTCAAAAAACTATTTATTGCACCAGCTTATAAAGAAGATTGCTATATATATCGTTCTTATAGCTGTGGTTAGTTTTTTTATCGGCTTGGCCTATATAAGCTATTTGGAAAATAGAACAAACAGCTTAAAACAAAAGCGTGATGAGCTTACTAAGATAAAAAATGAACTATTCTTAGAAAATGAAAAAATGCAAAAAAAAATAGCCGCTAGCAATGAAGAATTTGCAGCTATAGAAGATAAAATAGCTCTACTTGAAGATCAGCTAGGACTTAATACTGATAATAATATAACTATGGAAACTAGGCTTGAAAATCTGATTTTAACTAGCTCTCAGCAGCAGCTTATGTTTTCTATGATACCAAATGGAGAAGTGATAAAATCAAATGGTGTTAGTGCTGGATTTGGGTGGCGTTCTCATCCGATTTTAAACAAAAAGGAATTTCATCCAGGAATTGATCTAAGAGCTGATATAGGAACTCCTATTTATGCTCCAGCAGATGGAGTTATAGAGTTTGCCGGGTATAATAACAGCGGTTTTGGATATCTAGTTATTATAGAACACAATTTTGGTTTTAAAACACGCTTTGCACATATGAGCAGAAAAGACGTAGTAAAAGAAGGCGATTTTGTCAAAAAGGGCGATTTAATAGGATATAGTGGAAATACAGGACTTAGCACAGGGCCGCATTTGCATTATGAGATCAGATTTATCCAACGCCCTTTAGACCCTATAAATTTTATAAAATGGAATAGTAAAAATTATGAAGAAATATTTAACAAGGAGCAAAGAGTATCATGGCAGTCTTTAGTAAATACTCTAACAACTTTAATGCCCAAACAACAATAA
- a CDS encoding bactofilin family protein, giving the protein MAVFSKYSNNFNAQTTIISNGAYIKGDLNLNSMLHVNGTIEGVLHSDNTIIIGKDGNVIGNMYAQKIVINGCFEGNIDAEFVELLSGAIVKGDIVSLNLSIENGAKFIGQSILKDHSKVTLNLEAIEDNSASKDL; this is encoded by the coding sequence ATGGCAGTCTTTAGTAAATACTCTAACAACTTTAATGCCCAAACAACAATAATATCAAATGGAGCCTATATAAAAGGTGATTTAAACCTAAATTCGATGCTTCACGTTAATGGTACAATAGAAGGTGTCTTACATAGTGATAACACTATAATTATTGGAAAAGATGGCAATGTAATAGGTAATATGTATGCACAAAAAATCGTCATAAATGGTTGTTTTGAAGGAAATATCGACGCTGAGTTTGTTGAGTTGCTAAGTGGTGCAATTGTAAAAGGAGATATAGTATCTTTAAATTTAAGCATAGAAAATGGTGCTAAGTTTATCGGACAAAGCATATTAAAAGATCATTCAAAAGTGACCTTAAATTTAGAAGCTATCGAGGATAATAGTGCAAGCAAGGATTTATGA